Genomic DNA from Bacteroidales bacterium:
TCACTACTATCCTGATCACTATTTTTACCACTTCTGAATATCCACCTGATTACTATGAAAAGGAGATTGAAGAAGAAAAGCCAAAGAAGGTTGTAATTCCAAAAATCATGGTGCAATTACTTCTGGTACAATTTTTCTCCTGGTTTGCTTTATTCTCGATGTGGGTTTATACCACTCCTGCCATTGCAGAGCATTTTTACAACAGTCCGGATCCTAATTCCGCCGGTTATCAGGAAGCTGGTGACTGGGTGGGGATTCTTTTCGGTATTTACAATGGAGTCTCAGCAGCAGTTGCTCTCCTGCTTCCCATTCTAGCTAAAAGAATAGGCAGGAAACAAACACATTCAATTGCACTTGTTATTGGCGGCCTTTCCTTCCTTTCATTCCTTATCATCCCCAATGCAAATATGTTAATCATTCCTATGATCGGAATTGGTATTGCCTGGGGAAGTATCCTTGCCATGCCTTATGCAATGCTTGCCAGTAGTATTCCTGCTAAGCGAATGGGTATTTATATGGGATTGTTTAATATGTCGATAACTATTCCGCAGATACTAAGTGGGATTTTCACTGGTCTGATCCTGAAATACCTGTTTAATGGCAACACGATGTTATGTATTGTAATGGCCGGTATTTCAATGATTTTAGGGGCTGGATTTGCTTTGGTTATCAAGGAGAAAAGCTAAAATTTCTTTGGATAACCCTTGCTACCTGCTATATAAGGACACACTTATAAGGATAAATTATTTCAGGTTTAATACCATGTCATCATTCATTCCCTGGTATTCAAACTGGCCGAGTTTTATAAAACCCAGATGGTGATAATAGGCAATAGCCCTATCATTTCCGGATTGGACCCCGCCCCAGAGAATAATCCTTTCAATTCCCTTTTCTTTAAGATCTGACAATATAAACCTGAAAAGCAATTTCCCGATTCCCATTCCCTGGTATTGATCACCGACTGAAGGGGCATATGTGCAGTCCGTTTCCATGGATAGCTTTAATCCATAGGATTCGAGCCTGCTGCGGTCATGATCCAGGTATCCATCTTTTATAATGGCATAAGCGATGATATTGTCACTTTCTTTTTCAACGCCTATATAGCCATTATGCTCCTTATGCACCAGAAAGAGGTTTTCAATGGTTTCCCGGTCAAAGTGATGCGGCCCAAACCTGCTTTTTGTCAGATCACTGAGGTTATGCAGGTAATGACGAAGAGGTTCCAGGTCATAATTGTTCAATTTCCTAAACTCAAAACTTTCTGATGATTTCCGATGATTTTCCATGCACAATGGTTTACATGAATGAAAAGAAGAAGAAGCTTCAAATTTCATAAAAATTGATTCCTTAATAGAAGAAATTTTTTATTATTTTCATTCTTTGAAAAACCAATGTTATGATTCTATCTTTCCATATCACTTACAAAACTTTTCCCGGTCAACAAATGATGTTGCAGGGTGCGATTCCTGAACTTGGATCAGCTTCAGAACTGAAGGCAGTTTATATGACATTGCTTGATGCTGAAACTGGTCATTGGTACCTGAACATTAGTTTAAAGAAGCTTTCAGACTTTTCATACCGGTATATCCTGAAGGACGACAACTTCAATACTCAGATTGAAGAGTGGGGACCTGACAGGAGCTTTTGTGCTGAAAACCGGACAGCCAATCATATTTTACTTACAGATCGATGGAGATCCTTTTCTGACCCGGATTATGCATTACATTCTTCGGCATTTACCAACGCCATTCTCAAGCCGGGTGAACTATTTCCTGCTCCGGTTGCAAAAGCAGCAGGAAAAACAGATTCCATAATCCTGAAATTTAAACCTACTGTAATCCGCATTAAGCCAGGTCATCGTGTTGCTGTATGTGGGAGTTCCAAAAGCCTGGGAGCCTGGAAAGATGAAAAAGCCCTGGTGCTGGGCAATCCAGAACACCCGGTGTGGGATGGTGAAGTCAGGATACCGGTTAAAGATTTCCCAGTCAGGTATAAATTTTTCATTCAGAATGAGAAAGGAGAGACAGCATTTTGGGAGAAATCCACCGATCGGATCATACAATTACCTGATGGTGAAATTCCAGATGTCATAGAGATCCGGGATGAGAAATTTGATTTCCCTCAGTATCCCTGGAAGGGGACCGGTGTAGCCATTCCCGTGTTTTCACTGCGACGTCGAAATGGATTTGGAGTTGGAGAATTTACCGATATCTCACTTCTTGTTGATTGGTCAGTAAATGTAGGAATACGAATGGTGCAAATCCTTCCAGTTAATGATACCGTTGCGAAGCATTCCTGGATGGATTCCTATCCATATGCTGCAATCTCTGTTTACGCACTTCATCCCATTTATATCAATATAAGTGAAATTGGTGCACTGAAATCAGAGATCAATCAGCAGATCATCGATGCACAAGGGAGATACCTGAATTCGTTACATAAAATTGATTATGAGGCTGTAATGGCGTTAAAATCCAGATTTTTCAAGCTTTTTTATGATCAGAGCAAAAAGCAATTATTAAAAGATCCGGAGTTTCTATCCTTCTTCAAAGAAAATGAACATTGGCTCCGGCCTTATGCAGCCTTTTCATACCTGCGTGATCTTTTTAATACTCCGGATTTCAGCCGATGGGGCGAGTACAGTAAACCGGGTGCAGAGTTGCTTGCTTTGCTTACTGATGAGAATTCTGCTCATTATGATGATATCGCAGTTCATTATTTCATCCAGTTCCATGCCTATAAGCAGTTATTTGAGGCAGCCAGGTATGCGCGTTCAAGAGGTGTAGTTCTTAAAGGTGACATCCCTATTGGTATTTACAGGAATTCTGTGGATGCATGGCTAAGTCCGGAGCTCTATCATATGGACAGACAAGCGGGAGCACCTCCGGATGATTTTTCAGCAAAAGGTCAGAATTGGCGTTTCCCTACCTACAATTGGGAGGAGATGGCCAAAGATAATTATGGTTGGTGGCAACAGAGGTTGCGACAACTTTCGGGATATTTTGATGCATTCAGGATTGATCATATTCTAGGCTTTTTCAGGATTTGGGAGATCCCTTCTTCACAAGTCGAAGGATTGCTGGGGTATTTTAACCCAAGCCTTCCATTTTATCGTGATGACTTGCAGGAACGAGGTATCTGGTTTGATGAGCAAAGGCTATGCAAGCCATATATCCGTGAACATTTCCTGTATGAACGTTTTGGTGAACTTATGGAGGAGGTTAAATATAATTTCCTTGAAGAATATGCTCCCGGCTGTTATAACCTGAGAGAGGAATACAATACTCAGAGTAAGATTGAACAAAAGCTAGTTGTTGAGCCGGATGCCAGTCCATGGATGAGAAACCGTATTGAACGTATGATACAGGGATTAAACTCCTTAGTTGCTGAAGTCCTTTTCCTGCATGCACCCGATACAGGTGACAATGGTTACTTCCCAAGGAATGCGCTACATTTCACCCGTTCTTACCAGGAACTTGACGGGCATACCAAACACGCGATCAACCAGGTATATCTTGAGTATTTCTATCAGCGAAATGAGGAGTTCTGGCGTGGAAAAGCTATGACTAAGCTGCCTGTGATAAAAAAGGCAACTAATATGCTGTTATGTGGGGAGGACCTTGGTATGGTTCCCGCTTGTGTACCCAGTGTTATGAATGAATTGGGGATTCTGAGCCTGGAAGTGCAGCGTATGCCTAAGGATATAAAAGTAGCCTTCGGACATCCAGCTTCATATCCCTATCTTTCAGTAGCAACACCTTCATCGCATGACACCTCTACCATTCGCGGCTGGTGGGAGGAGGATCCTGCCCGTTCGCAGAAGTTTTATTATGAGATATTAGGCAACCATGGTCCTTCGCCTTATTTCTGTGAGCCGGATATTGTAAGACAAATTATTGTTCAGCACCTTTATTCACCAAGCATGTGGGCTGTTTTCCCTATCCAGGACCTATTGGGGATGGATGGGAAAATAAGGTTGAAAGATGCCCGGGAAGAACGGATTAATAACCCAGGGAATCCTAATCATTACTGGAGGTACCGGCTTCACCTTAATCTCGAGGATTTACTTGAACTTGATGGATTTAATGAATCTCTCAAAGATATGATCCTGCAATCAGGAAGGCTGGAGATCTATTGATCAAAAAAAAGTCACATTTTTAAAAGCTTTGGCCTCTAAAAATGTGACTATAAATTGTCGCTCAGTTAATACTGAATGTTTTTATTTCGCTTCCATGATCAAATATCCCCATGGTTGGAGGGTAAGATCGAGGTTGCTGCTATTGAGTGTGAATTTTGATTTGCTGAAAACATCGGTATACTCACCATCCGCTTTTGAATCCTTTAGTTTCACGGTCATCTTTTCAGCACTCAGGTTGAAAATGGCCACTACTTTATGATCTCCCTTTTCTCTTATAAATGAAAGGATTTTTTCAGGATTATTGTTATCCAGCGCAACAAAACTTCCGCCATAGGGAGCATTCCACAGGGCTTCATTTTCATGCTTTAAAGTATTCAAAGTCTTGTAAAAAGCTGAATTATCCTTCAGATTCCAGTTAATGCTATCTTTAATGAAGAACTGTAACCTGTGATTCAGGCCTGCTTCCTGCCCGCTGTAGATCAAAGGCATACCTGGTAAAGTGTAGGTAAGGATTGCAAATGCATTTTCACCTTCTCCGAACTTTTCTGAAGCAGTCCCATTCCATGAGTTTTCATCATGGTTGGTAATGAAGTTCATTTTGAAAGCATCAGCCGGCATGGTGGAGTCATTCTTCGACTGCTGTTTAAAAATAGCACCGGCAGTTTCTTTTCCTTTTGCAATATTGACCATGACTCCATTGCTCATACTCCAGCCATAAGCGGCATCAAAGGCTTTAACGAACAATTCCGGTTTATCTTCATTTTCCGCAAGCATGAAAACAGGTTTCACCTTATCGAGTTCTACCCTTGCAGTGTCCCAGAAATCAACAGGAACTTCACCTGCCACATCGCAACGGAATCCATCGATATCACATTTTTCAATCCAATACTTCATGGATTCGATCATGGCTTTACGCATCTCCTGGTTTTCAAAATTCAGTTTTGCCACATCTGTCCAGTCGAAGGCTGATTGAATATTGCCGGCGCTATCCTGAACGTACCATTCGGGATGTTCTTTTATCCATGGATTATCCCAGGCTGAATGGTTAGCTACCCAGTCGATAATCACCTTAAAGCCTTTTTCATGAGCTTTTGTTACCAGTTCCTTGAAATCAGCTTCTGTTCCAAATTCAGGATTGATTCCTTTGTAATCTTGCACTGAATAATAGCTGCCAAGACTTTCCTTCATTCCATCAGGCACTTTACGTTTTTCCAGTCCAATGGGATGAATCGGCATAAACCAAAGGATATCGACGCCAAGTTCTTTCAGTCGGTCGAGGTGAGTTTCAAAGGCTTTAAATGTACCTTCAGGAGTGTACTGCCGGGTATTTACTTCGTAAATCACCGCATTTTTTACCCAATCAGGGTAACGGGCCGTAACGTTTGGATCATTTTTGGTTGTGTTACATGCCATAAGAACGAACAGCAGGCATGAAACGATGGATAATTTAAGTGCAAACTTTTTCATGGTGGATGTTTTAAGTTTCCTTGAATTGAATTGTATTGACGGCCTATTTAAGATTCTTCGGCTCTATTATTTCAATTTTAATCGGTTCTCCGGTCCAGGTGAAATTGATTTTCAGCCAACCATCTATAAACCTGTAATTACTAATCCCCGGTTTTATTATTTTAGTTTGGGTAATCTCTTTGCCATTGATCAAAACCTTTGAAGGCTTATTGCTTCTTCTCACTTCAAAATTCATCTTTCTTGAAAGAGGCTTACCAGTCCAGCTACCCTCAGTTGAAAGCGCAATAGTTGTTGTTAGTCCCGTCTTTTCCCCTGAATATTTTATCAATTCAAACTGGTTTTTCCCCAGACTCGAATTACTCCATCCATCATCCTCGTATTGAATAAATTGACTACTTCCTTCCGGATAATATCTCACAATATATTCTTTTGCTTTATAATCATCAGTGGTCTGAAGAGGGGGTATCATAGGAACAAAACTTCCTGATTTTACAAATACAGGAAGATTATCAATTGTCAAATGATAGTTATACCATTGATTACCTGAATAAGCGAGGTGGGTATTGAAATCAATCCATGTACCGTCAGGGAAATAAATGCTGATGCTATCCTTACCTTTTTCAGTTATAGCAGCAACCATGAGCTGGTCGCCCCAGAAATACTGATTTTCCTGCATATAGGCAAATGGATCCTCCGGGAAATAATAAAATAGTGGCGCCATCAGGGGCTTCCCGGAAGTTGCATTTTTCCAGGCCAGGGTATAATTGTAAGGTAAAAGTGCATATCGCAATTCCATGTATCTTCTTACAATATCCTGTGTTTTTTCCGACCAATACACTGGTTCACTGGGAATTGTTGAACCATGAGGCCTGAGGATAGGAGTAAAAACAGCAAACTGAAGCCATCGGGTATACAGTTCTTCATCTTTCACTCCCTGCGCAAAGCCCCCGGCATCAGAATGGATATAACCTAATCCACTTATACTCATGGTTAACAATAAAGGAAGCTGAGCTTTCAATCCGCCCCATGAACGGGAGACATCACCTGTCCAGGGATAAGCTGAAAACCGCTGTGAACCTGCAAACCCTGATCGCTGCAGATGAAAGAGCCGTGTATCAGGATAATGCTGACGATACTTATCAAAAAGCATTTTATCCCAATAATGCCCATAGACGTTATGGACTTCATCGGCTTTCCCGGTTACGTGGTAAATATCAGAAGGATGGCTTTCCGGTTCTCCAAGGTCGCCCCACCAGCCAGCAACACCGTTTTCAATTTGTTTCTGGTATTTGCTCCAGAACCAATCTTTTGCTTCAGGTTTGAAAATATCAATCAAGCTGCCGGCACCGAAATAGAATTGCTTGTCGATATAAGGATTTCCAAGGCTATCAGTCACAAATACTCCCTTTTCGGCAGCAATTTTATGATTAGCAACTGTATCAATTACGTAAGGCTCAGTAATTAAAATGGTTTTGATCCCTTTCGAACGAAAGGAATTAATCATACCCACCGGGTCGGGCCAGGCTTTTTTGTACCAGTCGAGTTTCCCGAGATGGCCCTGGATGCTGTCGCCAAACCAATAGAAGTCGAGGATAATTGCATCCATTGGAAACTTTTTGGCAAGCATCAGATTTACGATACTATCGGTTTCATATTGATTCCTGTAGGCCATCCTGCTTTGAAGATTGCCAAGCGCCCAGCGGGGAGGGAGTGCCTGTCGTCCGGTCAACTCCGTATAATCACTGCTGATGGATGGCCAGTTTGAGCCTGCAACCACAAAGTACCGGAGTGTACCACCCATGGTACCCCATTCCTGGATTTGGGTTTCAGTTTTTCCAATATCCACATATCCCTTTTGAGGGTTATCGAAAAGGACGGCATATTTTGATGAGGAAAAAGTCAAGGGCATTGAATAGTTCAGCATGGAAGCCCCAAACTCATATCCATAAAAAGGCCGGTTATAAAGTAAAAAACGATTTCCCCTCCGGTTCATAGCAACAGCGCGCTCTCCGGCTCCATACACAGCTTCATCCTCTTTTAACTTAAATCGAATTCCCCTGTTATCAGCATTTAGAAAGAAACCTTCTTCTTCTGAAAGGATAGTGTCGCCCTGGTAAATGAAGCTAAGCCGGAAAGGATAGTTATGAGCAAAAATGCTTAATTCACCACTTTCGAGAAGTTGACCTGAAGGCATGGTGGTAGTCTTGCGAACAACTATTCCCGGTTTCAGAATTACAGCATGAGAAGTATCAGCAAATGGTTTTCCGTCGGGACTGAAGGTAACTCCCACAATACGGGGATTCAGTGACCGAAGCATAACGAGTCCGCGATCTGTAAAAATATTCCAGCCATCAGAGAGCTGTTCAACCCGGCTCAATTTTCGGGCTGGATTTGGAACACGGGAATTCTCCTGAACCGGAGGAACGTAGCCATTCACAGGAACGGTAATATCTTCATTCAAAAGTGTTTTACCCACAAGGGTTCCATCTTCATTCCTGAATACAAAAGCCAGCTGTTGGGCTACATCTTCCGGATTCAGTTTATAGAAGTCGCTGATCTTCATCCTGAAAGAGTAGAGGTCGGCACTTTCACGTTTCATCAGCACTTTTGGATCCGGCTTTCCCCAGGTTCCTACCACATATTTCCAGTCGTGACCGTCAATGCTTTTATTGGTAATCACGCCGGTATGAAGGTAGATATCGCCGGTTTGTCCGGCAAGTGCTTTATTCCCGGCAGCTGCATTGAAGTAAAGTGTTATATCGGTATCGACCGGTGGGTTGGAAGGATCAAGCCAGACAATCTGTGAAAAGCCTAGACTGGAGCTGAATACAATAAATACGACGAATAGATTCCTGACGATGACATTCATTCTGGAAAGGGGATGGTTCATGATTCTGATAAATTAGATCAGCATACTTAGGTGATTCTGCCCTTTTTTACCGCAAGGACGCAAAGGTTACGCAAAGACGCATGGGAGGATTACTCAATTACTAAGAACAGTGCTTTTTCAGTCAAAAACGTTGTTCTGATTATTTTGACAATTCAATGATCCTGACCGATTTACCGGGAATTTCGAGCTTATCGAGATCTTTAACGGCTGTTCCAGCAAAAGCATCCTTCCCTTTTCTGAATCCCTTCAGGTTTTCGTGGAACCTTTTGGTTTCTATGTTCTTCTCCTTGCTATTATTATTCATGACAACCATTACGGAATTATCTCCCTGGGTGCGGAAGTACACATAGATTCCGTCTTCCGGAATATAGTGAACCAGCTTGCCGTTTTGAACAGTGGTGTTTCCTTTTCTCCAATTGAGCAGTTTGCTGAGGTAATCATAGACATCCTTTTGATCCTTACTCAGGAACTGATTCTTGACAAAGCTTGTCTGATCGCCTTCCCATCCTCCCGGGAAATCTTTTCTTTTGCCGGGATCGCCTTCCAATGTTCCCCTGTCGCTCAATGCCTCAGTGCCATAATAGAACATAGGAATACCGCGGGTTGTACAAATAAAAGCAAGGGCCATCTTTACATTTTCGGCACTTTTCAATACCTGGTAAATTCTTTCGATGTCGTGATTATCGACGAAAGTAACCAATTTATTAGGGTCAGAATATACAAAGTCCTGGCTAACCAGCTCATAAAGTCTTGCCAGTCCGGTGTCCCATCCTTCATTTTCGTTAAACGCCTTTTGGATGGCAAACATCAATGGAAAATCGAATACATGGGTGAGATTGGAGCGAAACCCGGTATTATTTGGAGATTGATCGAGCCAATAGGCTACCTGGCTTGGAGTATTGAGCCATGCTTCACCCACTACACTGAAATTTGGATATTCTTCCCTGAGTCTTTTCATCCATGCTGACATGAATTCCTGGTCGGGGTAGGGATAGGTATCCTGGCGAATTCCATCGAGGCCTGCATATTCGATCCACCAGATACTATTCTGAATCAGGTAATTGGCAACATATGGATTTTTCTGATTAAAATCAGCCATGGTATTGTCGAACCACCCATTAACCATTTTATCCTTATCAAACTGAGAAGCATGCGGGTCGATATTAACACCTCCGCGGAAATTTGACCGGGTAAATTCGGGCCATTCATTTACCCAGTCTTTCTGAGGCAAATCTTTCATCCACCAATGTTTAGTTCCATAATGGTTGAATACCATATCCATTATGATTTTAATCCCTTTGCGGTGTGCTTCCATCACCATATCACGGTAGCTTTCATTGGTGCCGAAACGTGGGTCAATTTTATAAAGGTCGGTGATGGCATAACCATGATAAGAAGCTGCAGGCATATTATTTTCGAGCAGAGGAGTACACCAGATCGCAGTAATTCCCATCTTCTGAAGATAGTCGAGATGGTTTGAAATTCCTTTTATATCGCCACCATGACGGCCATGAGGATTGTTGCGATCTGCCTTTTCGAGCATACCAGTCATATTATCATTTGAAGGATCACCGTTGGCAAAACGGTCGGGCATGATCAGATAAATGTTGTCAGCCGTAGTGAAGCTTCCCCTTTGAGCGGAACCTGATTCACGTGCTTTCAGTTCATAGTTCCATGTAGCCAGAGCTTTGCCCTCATCCATGAAACTCAGTTTCACCGTGCAGGGTTTTACATCCTTTCCAATCTGCAGGTCGATGAACATATAATCGGAACCTGCCTTTTGGTATTTTTTAATCTTCACACCCTTAACATCCACCTTTGGATCGGTGCGGCCAACACTATTTCCATGAACCATAAGCTGAACCGTATTGTTTTTCATGCCAATCCACCAGTTGGGTGGTTCCACGTGATCAATGGTAACCTGGGCTTGTGAGAAGCAGGAAATAAAAAGGATCAACAATATTGGAATGCACTTTTTCATGGAGGGATAGATTGGTTTGATGCAAAGATATAAGAAAAGATTCCATATAATATAGGGTAATTTTTACGCAATCGTTTGCAGGATAATAATTTATATGGCCAAGGTGCCAGAGTGCCAATGTGCCGGAGTGCCGGGTGCCGGGTGCCGGGTGCTGGGTGCCGACGTGCCGACGTGCCGGGGTGCCCTGAAGAGGAGGCTTTGGCTCTGAGTGCTTGGCCGGTTTGACTGAGGGAATCAGGATAAATAATTAAATTAGTCTCAGTGGGGCAAGAGAAAAAGAAAAATATAAAATGAAAAATGCAAAATGAAAAACAGTCGGGCAGGTGCAAAACTCAGTACTCCTTGCTTATTATAGAGCTCAGCAATTTTGGATTAAAATTCAATTTGTAAAATGCGCTGACAGTCAATAATGGAAAGCGCCTGCCTGCCGGCGAGGCAGGGATGAAACGGATCATCACGCGGATTTACACGGATCTAATTTTGCTTATTTGTGTTGGATTTGCGGCACTAATCTATTTACTACTCGCTACTCACAAGCTACTAATTACTAGTCGCTACTCACAAGCCACTATTCACTAGTCACTAGTCGCTATCCACTTCCCCAATTCAACCGAATTCCGTACTTTTGCATACAAATAAGAATTATATTGATATTATGGAAATAGTAGTAAGTGGAATTCGTCCGACCGGCAACCTGCACCTGGGTAATTACTTTGGTGCCATGCAGAACTTTGTGAAGATGCAGGAAACCAATCAGTGTTATTTTTTTATTGCTGATTATCACTCGCTTACTACACATCCCACTCCTGCCGACTTACATGGAAACGTGAAACAGGTGCTGGTAGAGTACCTGGCCTGCGGTCTGGATCCAGAAAAAGCAACACTCTATCTGCAAAGTGATATCCCTGAAACAGCTGAGCTTTACCTTTTCCTCAATATGAATGCCTACCTGGGAGAACTGGAAAGAGTTACTTCCTTCAAGGACAAAGCACGCACACAACCAGACAATATTAATGCCGGATTGCTCACCTATCCCTACCCTGATGGCAGCCGACATTATCATTCATAAAGCACATAAAGTTCCCGTTGGCAAGGACCAGGAACAGCACCTGGAAATGACCAGAACTTTTGCCAATCGCTTCAACCGTATGTACAAGGTGGATTATTTCCCTGAACCTGTGGCTTATAATTTTGGAGAACAACTTATTAAGATCCCTGGCCTTGATGGCAGCACCAAGATGGGTAAAAGCGAAGGAGAAGGCAATGCCATCTTCCTGTTTGATGCCCCGGAAGTGATCAGGAAAAAGGTGATGCGTGCGGTTACCGATAGTGGCCCAACCGAGCCCAATCAGCCCAAACCCCAGGCAATTGAGAACCTTTTTAACCTGATGAAAGCTTTATCAGCCCCGGAAACAATCTCATTTTTTGATGAACAGTACAGTAAATGTGCTATTCGTTATGGAGACCTGAAAAAACAGCTGGCAGAAGATGTGATCAAATTTACAACACCATTCAGGGAGAGGATTCTCGAATTATTAGGCAATGAAGAATATCTCCATAAAGTTGTAACAATGGGAAAAGAAAAAGCCCATGCCAGTGCAGCAAATACATTGAAAGAGGTGAGGGAGATTATCGGGTTTAAGCATTTCTAGGCAATAAGATTCCTGATCAGAAAATTTCTCAGAATTGAAGATATTCCTTTGTGGCAAAAGGCAAAGAGAGTATAAATTTCCATTTCTTTAAGAGAATTGCTATGTAGTGCGGAAATTGCTATTCCGTGCGCTATTCAGCACGGACGTTGCAATGCAACGTCCGTACTGAATAGAAGATTATTGGAATTAAGCTATTCTGAGCATTAAGATTCCTGCCCCAAGAATCATGATTAATAAATATCCGGATATCGGATTTGGATGAAATAGCCAGATATCGGATATGAAATGCAAATCATCATATGTACGGACGTTGCAATGCAACGTCCGTACATATGATGATTTGAAAGGGCTGATTTTAGGGGGATTCTTTGCGAAAGATGATTTGCGAGAGATGATTTGCAATAAAAGCATCGTAAAAGATGCTCTGCAATTGGCTTTTTTAAATAAATGGGAATAGAAATTCAAATATTTTTGATTTCTATTTATTAGGAGGAAAGAGATATTCCAGCGCTTCGGGCAAATGCTTCTGCCAGAATTTCCAATTATGGCCTTCGGGGTATTCCTTGAAGATGTAGTTACAACCTTTCCTGTCGAGGACAGCCTTCAGGTTTTTAACCAATGGTATAAGAAAAGGAATATCGTATTTGCCAAGGCAGAGGTAGTTTTTCTGATTTGAGCACTCGATTGATCCTAAGGTTTTATAAATGGAAGGCTGCACATTGCTTGAAAAAGCCGCAACCAGTGCATTTTGTTTCGGATTTATTGCAACCAGCCATAAAGCAATGTTCCCTCCATTTGAAATGCCAATCTGGGCGCGGGATTCAGGTGTTGCGAGAGTACGATATCCAAGGTCGATAAAGGGGATAAGTTCATCAAACATATAGCGGGAGAATTTTGCCTGGCGGTTGCCTGAGTATTCGTCATCCCTTTTCACCGGCTCCACGAATACGGCGATGAAAGGGCGGATCTTCCCTTCATAAATCATGTTGTCCATGATATCGCGAACATCCATCATGTCGAAGAACTGGAATCCATCGTGGAAGAAAGCTACCGGGTATTTGTCGGAGCCTTTCTCATAATTGGGAGGAAGATAAATCCTGATCTGCCTGCGTTCCTTGAAGGTATTACTTTGAAAAGCCGTATCAAAATAGGTTCCCCAGGGCACAGCATCCCT
This window encodes:
- a CDS encoding MFS transporter, coding for MSKRPRLTFWQIWNMSFGFMGIQFGFALQNANASRILQTFGAEVDHLSWFWLVAPVTGMIIQPIIGLASDKTWNRLGRRRPYFLAGAILTSTALILMPNAPHLATFIAPMFIGGGLLMIMDASINISMEPFRALVADKLPEVQHTLGFSVQTLLIGIGAVVGSWLPYILGNWFGISKEASGAGLIPDNVAFSFYVGAAVLLTTILITIFTTSEYPPDYYEKEIEEEKPKKVVIPKIMVQLLLVQFFSWFALFSMWVYTTPAIAEHFYNSPDPNSAGYQEAGDWVGILFGIYNGVSAAVALLLPILAKRIGRKQTHSIALVIGGLSFLSFLIIPNANMLIIPMIGIGIAWGSILAMPYAMLASSIPAKRMGIYMGLFNMSITIPQILSGIFTGLILKYLFNGNTMLCIVMAGISMILGAGFALVIKEKS
- a CDS encoding GNAT family N-acetyltransferase yields the protein MENHRKSSESFEFRKLNNYDLEPLRHYLHNLSDLTKSRFGPHHFDRETIENLFLVHKEHNGYIGVEKESDNIIAYAIIKDGYLDHDRSRLESYGLKLSMETDCTYAPSVGDQYQGMGIGKLLFRFILSDLKEKGIERIILWGGVQSGNDRAIAYYHHLGFIKLGQFEYQGMNDDMVLNLK
- a CDS encoding 4-alpha-glucanotransferase, with the translated sequence MILSFHITYKTFPGQQMMLQGAIPELGSASELKAVYMTLLDAETGHWYLNISLKKLSDFSYRYILKDDNFNTQIEEWGPDRSFCAENRTANHILLTDRWRSFSDPDYALHSSAFTNAILKPGELFPAPVAKAAGKTDSIILKFKPTVIRIKPGHRVAVCGSSKSLGAWKDEKALVLGNPEHPVWDGEVRIPVKDFPVRYKFFIQNEKGETAFWEKSTDRIIQLPDGEIPDVIEIRDEKFDFPQYPWKGTGVAIPVFSLRRRNGFGVGEFTDISLLVDWSVNVGIRMVQILPVNDTVAKHSWMDSYPYAAISVYALHPIYINISEIGALKSEINQQIIDAQGRYLNSLHKIDYEAVMALKSRFFKLFYDQSKKQLLKDPEFLSFFKENEHWLRPYAAFSYLRDLFNTPDFSRWGEYSKPGAELLALLTDENSAHYDDIAVHYFIQFHAYKQLFEAARYARSRGVVLKGDIPIGIYRNSVDAWLSPELYHMDRQAGAPPDDFSAKGQNWRFPTYNWEEMAKDNYGWWQQRLRQLSGYFDAFRIDHILGFFRIWEIPSSQVEGLLGYFNPSLPFYRDDLQERGIWFDEQRLCKPYIREHFLYERFGELMEEVKYNFLEEYAPGCYNLREEYNTQSKIEQKLVVEPDASPWMRNRIERMIQGLNSLVAEVLFLHAPDTGDNGYFPRNALHFTRSYQELDGHTKHAINQVYLEYFYQRNEEFWRGKAMTKLPVIKKATNMLLCGEDLGMVPACVPSVMNELGILSLEVQRMPKDIKVAFGHPASYPYLSVATPSSHDTSTIRGWWEEDPARSQKFYYEILGNHGPSPYFCEPDIVRQIIVQHLYSPSMWAVFPIQDLLGMDGKIRLKDAREERINNPGNPNHYWRYRLHLNLEDLLELDGFNESLKDMILQSGRLEIY
- a CDS encoding alpha-glucosidase C-terminal domain-containing protein, with amino-acid sequence MKKFALKLSIVSCLLFVLMACNTTKNDPNVTARYPDWVKNAVIYEVNTRQYTPEGTFKAFETHLDRLKELGVDILWFMPIHPIGLEKRKVPDGMKESLGSYYSVQDYKGINPEFGTEADFKELVTKAHEKGFKVIIDWVANHSAWDNPWIKEHPEWYVQDSAGNIQSAFDWTDVAKLNFENQEMRKAMIESMKYWIEKCDIDGFRCDVAGEVPVDFWDTARVELDKVKPVFMLAENEDKPELFVKAFDAAYGWSMSNGVMVNIAKGKETAGAIFKQQSKNDSTMPADAFKMNFITNHDENSWNGTASEKFGEGENAFAILTYTLPGMPLIYSGQEAGLNHRLQFFIKDSINWNLKDNSAFYKTLNTLKHENEALWNAPYGGSFVALDNNNPEKILSFIREKGDHKVVAIFNLSAEKMTVKLKDSKADGEYTDVFSKSKFTLNSSNLDLTLQPWGYLIMEAK